One Diceros bicornis minor isolate mBicDic1 chromosome 26, mDicBic1.mat.cur, whole genome shotgun sequence DNA segment encodes these proteins:
- the LOC131422979 gene encoding LOW QUALITY PROTEIN: olfactory receptor 1F1 (The sequence of the model RefSeq protein was modified relative to this genomic sequence to represent the inferred CDS: inserted 1 base in 1 codon) — translation MGVANQSSVSEVLLLGLSKQPQQQQLLFMLFLSMYLATVPGNLLILLAISMDSRLHTPMYFFLSNLSFVDICFSSTTVPKMLANHILGSQTISFSGCLTQMYFXFMFVDMDNFLLAVMAYDRFVAVCHPLHYSTKMTHQLCALLVAGSWVIANWNVLLHTLLMARLSFCADNAISHFFCDVTPLLKLSCSDTHLNEMMILTEGALIMITPFVCILASYMQVTCAVLRVPSTQGRWKAFSTCGSHLDVVSLFYGTVIAVYFNPSSSHSSEKDTTAIVMYTVVTPMLNPFIYSLRNRDLKRVLGKVIDRRRFSI, via the exons ATGGGAGTGGCCAACCAGTCGAGTGTCTCCGAGGTCCTCCTCCTGGGGCTCTccaagcagccccagcagcagcagctcctctTCATGCTCTTCCTGAGCATGTACCTGGCCACGGTCCCAGGAAACCTGCTCATCCTCCTGGCCATCAGCATGGACTCCCGCCTGCAcactcccatgtacttcttcctcagcaaTCTGTCCTTCGTGGACATCTGCTTCTCCTCCACCACCGTCCCCAAGATGCTGGCCAACCACATACTGGGGAGTCAGACCATCTCCTTCTCCGGGTGTCTCACACAGATGTATT GTTTCATGTTTGTGGACATGGACAATTTCCTCCTGgctgtgatggcctatgaccgctttGTTGCTGTATGCCACCCCTTACACTACTCAACAAAGATGACCCACCAGCTCTGTGCCCTGCTGGTTGCTGGGTCATGGGTCATTGCCAACTGGAATGTCCTATTGCATACCCTGCTGATGGCTCGACTCTCATTCTGTGCAGACAACGCCATCTCCCACTTCTTCTGTGATGTGACCCCCCTCCTGAAACTCTCCTGCTCTGACACACACCTCAATGAGATGATGATTCTGACTGAGGGTGCCCTGATCATGATCACCCCATTTGTTTGCATCCTGGCTTCATATATGCAGGTGACCTGTGCTGTCCTGAGAGTCCCATCCACACAGGGAAGATGGAAAGCTTTCTCTACCTGTGGCTCCCACCTGGACGTGGTTTCCCTCTTCTATGGCACTGTCATTGCTGTGTACTTCAACCCTTCATCCTCACACTCATCTGAGAAGGACACCACAGCTATTGTGATGTACACAGTGGTGACCCCCATGCTGAACCCTTTCATCTACAGCCTAAGGAACAGGGACTTGAAAAGAGTCCTTGGAAAAGTGATTGACAGAAGGAGGTTTTCTATCTAA